The Mesobacillus boroniphilus region GAGAACGACAAGTATTTTTATATAGCCAACCCGGTCGGCAATTTGGCCCCATTTCCGTGCCATTAACAAATTACCGAGCCCTGCTGCTGAAAAGGCGATTCCAGAAAAGAATGCCAGGTTTTCAGGTCCATGCAGCTCTCCCACATATAGCGAAAGGATTGGCTGGATACTGAAATGGGCAATCTGCACAAGCATAGACATGAGCAGGACATTCACCATTATTGGGTTTTTGAGGATATGTTGGAGAACTTCTTTGCGGCTGTAATTTGTTTTTGTTCCTTTTTTGATATCAATTCTGTATTCCATCACCATGAACACTAACAATCCTGACAGGACGATGAAGGCAGAAGTAGATTGGAAGGTTGCTGCATAGCCTAGAGAGTCAGCAAGCACCCCGCCGATCATCGGTCCTAGAAGCGCGCCTGTTATGCTTCCTGTCTGGAGAGTGCCTAATACCTTGCCGGCCTGTTCCTTTGATGTCTGTGTTGAAATCAGTGCCTGTGAAACAGGAATGAAGCCAGAGAATAATCCCATGAACATCCTAAGTAAAAATAATTCCCATACAGAATTGGCTAATCCTAACAGGAAAACCGAAAATCCCATCCCGAAAGCCATGAAAATCAGGATCATTTTTCGGCCGAACCGGTCCCCCAACCTGCCGATGGCCGGAGAGAATAGAAATGCAGTCACGAATGTAATCCCGAACGTCAATCCCGACCAGTTCTGAACATACCTTTCTGAAAAATCACCGAAAGTCTCAATGTACAAGGAGAGAAAAGGCATCACCATTGTCATGCTGCCTGCGATGAAGAAATTCGCGAACCACATGATCATCAAGTTGCGTTTCGCCTTTTGCTGCTGGGTCATTCCATCAACACTTCTTTCTCAGTACGAATATTTCGCTTTTCTAAATATGATACCAAATTTTTGCTCGATTGAAAACCAATCGAGCAAGCAATAACTATCTGATCCACTCCAGTAATTCAATTCTATTGCCAAACGGATCATGTACATAAATCCTATTTGCGCCTGGAAGTTTATCATCTTCTATGTATTCAACTCTTGATACGGCAAGGTGCTCCTTCAATCCTTCAAGATTGTCAATTTCAAACGCCGGATGAGCTTTGCGTGCAGGTATAAACGGCTCCTCGATGCCAATGTGGATTTGGCAATTCCCATATTGAAACCATGCTCCGCCGCGCTTTTTCAACTCTGCCGGCTTTTCGACTTCATCAAATCCCAATATTTCTCCAAAAAAATTCCTGGCCTGCTCTTCTGAACCCTTAGGTGCTGCAAGCTGAACATGATCAAGCGCTTTAAACTTAAACTTCATAATCAATCCCTCCCCATCCCAATTTTATCCTGGAAGGAAAAATAAACAAATAACAAGATACCAATCTATTAGTATAAGTTTTTCTTATCATTTATTCGGTAATACAAGCCTCATTCTCTACATATAAATTATTAAAAGCTATGTACGTTTTTAATAAGAGGGGGAAGTAAGAATGAAAAAAAGATTTTTTGCCATTGTAATGATGGCGATCACGGCGCTCATTGTGACGGCATGCGGTACAAGCAGTTCTGGAGGAACCGGTACCGAGGCAGAAAAGAAGGAGTTAAGGGTCGTCACTGATGCAGCATATGCACCATTTGAATACATGGAAGGCGACAAGATTGTTGGTTTCGATATCGATTTTCTGAAGGCTGTGGCGAAAGAAGCAGGATACGAGCTGAAGATTGAAAATGTCGGCTGGGACCCAATTTTTGTGGAAATCAAGAGCGAGCGAGCTGATTTGGCGGTATCCTCAATTTCGATTAATGATGAGCGCAAGCAGACCTATGACTTTTCATTGCCATATTTCTTATCCACCAATAAAATCCTTGTCCGGGAAGACAGCGAAATTAAAAGTGCTGCTGATCTGAAGGGCAAGGTAGTTGCTGTCCAAAACGGCACAACCGGGCAGGCAGCAATGGATAAGCTCCTTGGCAAGAATAACGAGGATATCAAGAAATTCGATAACAACAACCTGGCAATCATGGAAATGCTTTCAGGCGGAGCAGATGCAGTCGTTGCCGATAACGGCGTTGTCGAAGTATATGCCAAAAACAATCCGAAAGAAAAACTGAAGGTCATTGAAGATAGCGGCAGCTTCGAGGCTGAATACTATGGAATCCTGTTCCCGAAAGGCACAGATTTGAAGGCGGACTTGGATAAAGCAATCAAGAAAATCGTCGAGAATGGCACATATGAAGAAATCTATCAAAAATGGTTCGGCCAAGAACCAAACCTGAAAATGCTGAAAGCGGAACAGGAAGCATCAGAATAACTTCTCATAAACAATGAATCTTCGATGATGCGTAACTCTTGAAAACAGCGTTACGCATTTTTTTGTAGAGCTCTTTTCGTAAACTTTATTGCTTTCACAGACTTATAATGCAATTTCGGTTCAGAAGTCACAACGAAAAGAGACCGATACCTTTTAGATGCAAGAAATGTGCGAAAAGCAACAGTCAATGTGAGTGTAAACTTCATCAAAATCTAGTCCCAGGCCTCGGGGCTTTGGAGGGCAAGCTATGGATTTTCGTTTTGATATTATTATTGAATATTCTCCTTATCTAGTAAAAGGCACGCTGCTGACAATCGGGCTATCATTGGCGGGGATTTTAATCGGGACAATCCTCGGCCTGTTCATCGGGCTTGGTAAAATACAGCGCCGAAAACTGCTGACATGGCCTTTTGTCTGGTATATTACTTTCTTTCGGGGAACCCCGTTATTTGTTCAAATACTGCTGATTCATTTTGGTGTGGTTCCTATGCTCATAGGGGAGACAAACGGGATTGTCGCGACAATCCTCGCCCTGTCCCTAAATGCGGCGGCTTATATCGCCGAGATATTCAGGGCGGGAATCCAGTCGATCGACCGCGGACAGATGGAAGCAGCCCGCTCGCTTGGGATGACCCATGTCCAGGCGATGAGGTATGTTATTTTACCTCAGGCCTTCAAGCGGATGATCCCGCCTCTAGGTAATGAATTTATCGTTCTTATTAAGGAATCATCACTTGCGGCAATTGTCGCGACCCCGGAAATCATGTACTGGGGCCGTGCAATGGCAGGACAGTATTATCGTGTATGGGAACCTTACCTTACTGCAGCAGTCATTTACCTCATCCTGACGCTCTCGCTTAGCTTTTTATTAAATCTTCTTGAAAGAAGGCTAAAAACAGAATGATAAAAGTCGCTAATCTGCAAAAGTCATTTGGCAGCCACAAGGTTCTGAATGGTATAAATGTTGTCGTCCAGCCCCAGGAGGTTGTTGTGGTGATTGGTCCATCTGGTTCCGGCAAATCGACCTTTCTCCGCTGCATTAATTTGCTCGAAACGATAACGGACGGGCGTGTGCTGATCGAGGACATCGACATTACTGATAAGGGTACGGATATCAACAAAGTACGCGAAGAAGTTGGAATGGTATTCCAGCACTTCAATCTCTTCCCGCATAAGACAGTGATTGAAAACATTATGCTGGCGCCGCTTAAGGTAAGAGGTGTTTCGGAACAACAGGCAAGGGCAAAAGGAGTGGAGCTGCTGAAAAAGGTAGGTCTTGAGGACAAAGCAGAAGCCTACCCTGACTCATTATCCGGAGGACAAAAGCAGCGGGTGGCGATTGCCCGCGCCCTTGCGATGGAGCCAAAAATCATGCTATTTGATGAACCAACCTCAGCCCTCGATCCGGAAATGGTCGGGGAAGTATTAGAGGTAATCAAACAACTTGCCCGCGAAGGAATGACGATGGTCGTCGTCACCCACGAAATGGGCTTTGCCCGCGAAGTCGGTGACCGCGTCATTTTCATGGACGGAGGATTAGTAGTAGAAGAGAACAAGCCGCATGAGATCTTCGAAAATCCGCAGCATGAGCGGACGAAAGCCTTTTTGAGTAAGGTGCTGTAGTTTGAAAAAGGAAGCCCGATTTTTAGAGTCGCGGCTTCTTTTTTTGAACAACCGTAAATAAATTGGATGCAACCGTAAATAAATTGGATGCAACCGTAAATAAAAGGCATGTAACCGTTAATAAAAGTAGGACAACCGTTAATAAATCTGCTGCAACCGTTAATAAAACTCTTGCAACCGGTAAAAAACTTCTTCGACCCAGAAATGAACATTGGGATACTGATAAGTTTACTGGCAATTACCCGGAATTTCGTTATCAAACTGTTTAAAATTTAACATTAATGGACTATAGATAGGGAAACTAGCCCGTTTTTTAAAATTTTTCCAATTAGTGATTGCGGAAACTAATAACATTAGTTAAAATAAAACTAATGACATTAGTTTTATTAGGAGGTTCAATAAAATGAGAATGATTAAAGAGGGGTTTTTATATCAGCTGACGTTCATGCCAAGGGTATTTCCTGTGAATTGTTATTTTATCGAGGAGGAGGATGGATTGACTTTAATTGATGCGGCACTTCCATACAGCGCGAAGCCAATTTTGCAGGAAGCTGAAAAAATCGGAAAACAAATCAAACGGATTGTTTTGACCCATGCTCACGGTGACCACGTTGGCGCACTTGATGAATTGAAAGACAAACTGAATGTTCCTGTATATATATCTGCACGTGATTCCCTTCTTTTATCGGGTAATACTTCTCTTGACTCTGCCGAACCCCAGACACCGATTCGCGGAGGCGTACCAAAAAAAATCAAAACAAGGCCGGATGTTCTAATAAAGGCAGGGGACCAAATCGGTTCTTTGCTAGTAATCTCAACTCCTGGGCACACACCGGGATCGATGTCGTTTCTTGATCAGCGAACAGACATGTTAATTGCAGGAGATGCCTTTCAGACAAGGGGCGGCACAGCAGTATCTGGTGTGACCATACCGTGGTTTCCTTTTCCGGCAATGGCGACTTGGAACAAAGAAACAGCCTTGCAAAGCGCCCGGAAAATCCATGGTCTAAAACCAAGCCTGCTGGCTGTCGGACACGGTGAACTGCTTCGTGATCCTGCAGCACATATTGAAAAAGCCATTCAAAACGCTGAAGCAACTTTTACAAAATAAAGGAGTACGAAATCATGTCACCAAGACCTAAGATTGCACTTGATAAGAATACGATTGTGCTTGCAGCTGCTGAGCTTGCGAATAACTATGGGAGTGAATATATAACCCTTGCATCGCTGGCAAAAAAACTGAACATTAAACCGCCTTCATTATACAACCATTTTGACGGACTGCCGGGAATCAAAAGAGAATTGGCGACATTTGCACTAGAAAAACTGTACAACAGCCTGGAGGAGGAAGCGGAAGGCAAGTCTCAAGGCAAGGAAGCAGTAGTGGCATTAAGCCAGGCGTATTTTACCTTCGCAAGAAGAAATCCAGGACTTTACGAGTTCGCATTATCAGCACCTGACCCTGCAGATGAGCGCGTACATGACATTGGCAACAAAATCGTTGGGATCGTCGTTTCAGCGATTCAACCATTTGGATTAGAGGAAAAGGAAACAATCCATGCTGTCCGCGGATTAAGAAGCCTAATGCATGGGTTTGCTTCGCTTGAGCAAAAGGGTGGTTTCGGAATGCCGCTTGATTTGGATGAAAGCTACCAGCTCGCCGTCATTGCCTTTATCCGCGGATTGAAAAAATAAGGCTAATTTTCATCTTCTGAAATAGATTCCAAAGGTACTCATATATATATGTATAGATGCCACTTTGAAAGAACAGGAGGAGCGCTATGGATATATATGTGAGAAGAGGAGATTCCTTTTGGTATTTCAGCAATATTTTCAACATCCCTCTCCAGTTGATCATAGATTCCAACCGTGATTTGGATCCGAACGCATTGGATGTGGGACAGACGGTGAGAATTCCCGGTTTTGCAGCTGTGGATTATCGAATCCGTGCAGGGGATACCCTTTGGAAGATCGCCCAAAGCAGGAATCTGCAGGTGGATGCACTGCTACTGGCAAATCGCAATATTAATCCGAACGCACTGTATATTGGCCAGATGATCAAGGTTCCGATAAGAATTACCTGGAGAATTGTCCAGGGGAAAAAGAAATATGATTATGCCTCGTTAATGAGTGATTTGAGACGATTGGAAAATGTGTATCCATTCATGAGGGTGCCTTCGATTGGCAATTCTGTTTTAGGAAAAAGAATTCCTGAAACATTAATCGGGAACGGCAATAAGAGGGTTCATTATAATGGTTCGTTCCATGCTAATGAATGGATCACCACTCCGATCATCATGACTTTCATGAATGACTACCTGCTGGCACTGACAAATAAATCCTCCATACGCGGCCTCTCCATGCAGAACTTCTATGGACAGTCGACTTTGTCGATTGTGCCGATGGTCAATCCTGACGGAGTCAATCTCGTGCTCAATGGGCCGCCTGAAGAGGAGCCATGGAATGGAAGAGTAGTAGAATTGAATAGGGGAAGCCTTGACTTCAGCGGATGGAAGGCGAATATAAGAGGAGTGGATCTGAACGACCAATTTCCGGCAAAATGGGAGCTTGAAAAAGAACGGAACCCAAGTCAGCCTGGACCGAGGGATTATGTTGGGGAAAAGCCATTATCCGAGCCAGAAGCGATTGCGATGGCAGAAATGACCCGAAGACGTGATTTTGCCAGGGTTCTTGCGTTCCATACTCAGGGAGAAGTCATTTATTGGGGATTCGAAAACCTGGAGCCGCCGGAATCAGAGACAATGGTCAATGAGTTTGCCAGGGTGAGCGGCTATGAGCCGGTAAAAACAATCGAGAGCTATGCCGGCTATAAAGACTGGTTCATCCAGGATTGGCGCCGGCCAGGTTTTACAGTAGAACTTGGCTTCGGTATAAACCCGCTGCCGCTGTCTCAATTCGATGAGATTTATGAAGAAGCATTGGGGATATTCCTCGCTGGACTTTATCTATGAAAAAGCAGATCACCTGAAAAGGTGGTCTTTTTCTATATCAGTAGTTGGATTTATCTGGTAAAATAAAGTTTATGAGGGGGGAGTTAGTTGACTTATTCAGGAAATATATCCAAAAATATTTTGTGGGGAATCATTTTCATGAGCGCATTTATCCTGCCAAATTTAAGCTGGATGATCCGGGTTACAATCACTCTTGCCGTGGTGGTAATTACTTTACATCAAGTCCAATTAACGATTACCTCAGATCAGCTTGATTATAAAATTAAATTCTTTAAGCTTACGCTTTACAGGAAGATTCTTACGCCAGAGAAAATCAAAAAAATTAAGTTCGGTCGGATTGGCTGGACGACGAAGAATGCAGTGGTGAAGGTAAGAAGAGGCTTCAATTTCAATGTTGCGCACTTTTACAGTGAACAGCTTATTCGTGAGCTTGAAGAATTTGCTTTGGCGAATAAAATTGAGATCCAAAAAACAAAGGATTATCTGCTGCTAGAAAAATACTATTCACATAACTAAAATAGCATCGGACAAGGGCCCGATGCTTTTATCATGATTATTTTTCAAAAATGCTGTTGGAAAGAAGTCGGAATAGGTAGTCTGTATGGTCGCGGAAGCCTGCTTCGAGGCCAATCAGCGTAACATCCTTATCCTGTTCTTTCACGATGACTGCCTTACCCTGTGCTTCCGCATTGTTTTTCCAGTGTCCGGCAACAAAGAAGTCGGAGTTGTTGTCAAATGTTGCGGATACCTCGTCGTTTTCGGTGTTTTCATACCAGACAGGGCGGTAAACAAAACCGATATCATCCTCGCCGTATCCTCCCGTCACACCTTCACCGCTGTAATCAACCTTTGCAATCCCGTTGCTGCTGTAGCCTGCGATGACAACTTCATCATCGGTAAGTCCCAATGCCTTTGTCGCGAGGGATGCGCCTGCCCCAACTGCGATATACTTCCCACCATTATTTAAAAATTCTTCTACATTGGTTTTGAAACTATCAAACTGGCCTGGATTCTGGAAACCAAACTCTTTATTGCCTGCACGTGATTGTGTTTTTGCAATCAATCCTTCCGTTCCGCTGTAAACAAATACATCAAAGCCAGAGATACCTTTTTCAGCCACTTCTACTGGTGTTACTTCAGTAACATTGAATCCAAGGCGTTTCAGCGCAAGTTTCGTTCCTGAATGAGACTGAGCCTTGTTCATGCCGCCATCCTTCAAAATCGCAACCTTCAAGTTCCCAACTTCGGCTGCATCAGCTGGAACCTTTGCTGATTCAATGTGCAGTCCGGATTGTTTTACTGCTGCTGAAATCACATTCGCCGCTGCTTCTGTGTAAAAATTACCTTCCTGATCGCGCTTAACTTTGACTCCTTGCTGTAGGAGCGTATTCACCAAGTTAACAGCTTTCACTGAACTGTTCGGAATCAAGAATGGACCTTTGCCATTGACAGAACCCTGCCCCTGGACCTGGTTCACTTTAGTCGCTGACACATCAAACTCGCTTTGAACCGCAATTGCTTCAAAGCCCCAGAGCTCTGGCAGGCTCCATGCTGAAATATCATACATGGCATCCACATCTTCAGTGATGTCCTCGCCATCCCACAGCATCGTATTGGCAAGGCCGGCTTTTGCCTGATCCATTTTAACGAGGTATGTGCCTTTAGGATAAGACTTTCCGTCCGCTGTAAAAGCTTTGGAAGCCTGGACGACTTCGATGTCGTTTTTCTGCAGATGATTGACAGCCTTATGTGTTACTGTTGGATCTTCTGAATCAACCGGGAGTACATAGGCAGTCGGGAAGAAGCCTTCTTCATGGAATGGGTGGTCAAAATTGATGCCTCGCTTGAACAATTCAATCTGATCATTGATCATTTCTTGCTTGTTGTCGGTTGCGTTTTTCAGTGCGCCCATGATGGCATCATACATCCAGCGAACGCCGTCGAGGTCATTCGTTGGCGCTTCAAGCGTGTGGCCGTATGCTCCGTGGTACATCGCATACATTGGCGTGAAAATCGGCGGATAATCATCCCAGCCTTCTGCGTCATCACGCTGAGGAATATATGTACCAACCATATTTTTATACAGGTTTCCAGAGTAAGTTCCCTTGTTGGACATGATTTCTGTTTCCATCGCTTCAGCCAGATCCATTGCCCATTTTTCATATAAATCATATTCGTAATTTGGGTTGTGCGGAACCGTACAAGGCTCAATAAGACCCTGCTTGTTCGGTGCATAATTTTTAACATAGCCATGAGTATCAAGGAAGACCATAGGATTCCATTCCTTGATCAGGGCGACAGTTTCCTGGGTTTCTGGCTGTGACTGGGTGATGAAGTCACGGTTCAAATCGATTCCTTCTCCGTTGAAACGTGTAGCTTCAATCCGGCCATCAGGATTCTGGACAACATTGAAAATCAAGATGTTATTTTCGAGGATTTCCTTTGTTGTATCATCATTTTCAAGAGCAAAGCGCTCGATCAGCTGCATGACAGCGTCACTGCCGATAAACTCAGTGCCATGGATGGAGCCATTGATCATGATTGGCACCTTGAAGTCGGGGTTCTCTTCAATCCAGTCCTGTGCTTTTCCAGGGTTTTTGAACATTTGTTTTCTTAATGCCTGAATCTTGCCGAACTTGCCTTGAGTGTCAGGTGCGGCAATCGTAACGACATAAAGAGGCTGTCCTGTTGATGATTGGCCTTTTACTTCAACCTTCACACGATTGGATTGCTTCTCGATTTGTGCAAGCTTATCGCCGATTTCCGAGAATTTCATAAAATCATAGTTTTCGCTGTTAAACAAGCTGCCGTCCTTTTCTTCATATGCATTTACGTAATTCCACTTCAAAGACCCCGCGAGTGCCGGAGTCCAGGGGGAGGATGCCAGCAAACTTGCAGCTACAACACCCGAGATAATTTTTTTATGCTTCATTTATGTATTCCTCCGTGATAAGTATTTGTATATTTATACATAATAATCATTAAATATTATTACGGCAATCGTACTAAATTCCTAAATATTTGTCTCGGCAGCATAAGCCTTGATTTTGCTTGATTTTAGCGTCGTTGGGAAATAAATCAGATGAAGATATAGGAAGATAGTCACCCTGCAGGAGCAAAATAAAAAAACAGGGCTTGATACCCTGTTTATTGTGGCTGCATTGTACGATTACGATGCTTTCGATTCCACTGTCTTGCCTTATATTTCTGTTCAAGATCAGCGACAGGTTTTGCAACAAGCGCGTTCTTGAATTCAAGAGGGGTCTGTTTTACTGAAAAAACAACTGTATTGACAGCTTTCTTTTTCTTTTCAAAATCAGTCATAAGCTTTTGCTGTTTAAACTTAAGTGAATCCGTTTCTTCTTTGATTGCATTGGTTTTTGTCTGGACACGAGATGCTGTCTCCTGAAGACTTTCAATCGTTGGCTTGGCGTCTTTATATGTTTTATAAACGACATATCCAAGATAAGCCAGGGCAGCCACGATGACAGCGAGGCTAACATAGACAATGATCATAATTCTACCTCCTTCAAATTTACTCCTTAAAGAGTATTTACCCATTAATGTTCAATTTTAAAAGGAGAAATGCTCCAGCAAAGGAAGGGACATTTTGGAAATGGTATAATTACTGTAAAACCTTTTAAGATCGGAGAATTTTTTATGAATAGATTTGTCGTGCTTCTGAAAGATAAACGGAAAGGAGAACTGGATTCCAGCCTGCTAGCAAGGCATATTGACCACCTGAGGCAGTTAAACCAGGCAGGGAAACTGATGGTTGCCGGACCTTTTAAAAATAACGAACAAGCAATGATCATCCTGAATTGCGAAGATATCGATGAAGCGATCAAGCTAGTAGAAAGAGATCCGTTCATAAAAGAGGAGTACTACAATACATATGACATCAATGAATTAATCATCGCCAACGAAGAAAATAACTGGCTGATGGACAGTCCGCAAACTACGGGAAATCTGGTTCACTAATGGATTATATTAAAGAAAGGACTTCCAGCTAAGCTGGAAGTCCTTTCAGCGGTAATAACTTAATTATTTTGTTTCTTCTACGATAACTTCA contains the following coding sequences:
- a CDS encoding MFS transporter, with the protein product MTQQQKAKRNLMIMWFANFFIAGSMTMVMPFLSLYIETFGDFSERYVQNWSGLTFGITFVTAFLFSPAIGRLGDRFGRKMILIFMAFGMGFSVFLLGLANSVWELFLLRMFMGLFSGFIPVSQALISTQTSKEQAGKVLGTLQTGSITGALLGPMIGGVLADSLGYAATFQSTSAFIVLSGLLVFMVMEYRIDIKKGTKTNYSRKEVLQHILKNPIMVNVLLMSMLVQIAHFSIQPILSLYVGELHGPENLAFFSGIAFSAAGLGNLLMARKWGQIADRVGYIKILVVLLFLSAIIYLPGGFVSNIWQLVLIRFLLGITIGGIIPVRVAYIRQEAPVAMQGEVLGYNTSLRFFGNIVGPVLGGFLSGYFGFTSVFVLTSGLLLVSGIVLFASMQRNPQFVRDTF
- a CDS encoding VOC family protein, with translation MKFKFKALDHVQLAAPKGSEEQARNFFGEILGFDEVEKPAELKKRGGAWFQYGNCQIHIGIEEPFIPARKAHPAFEIDNLEGLKEHLAVSRVEYIEDDKLPGANRIYVHDPFGNRIELLEWIR
- a CDS encoding basic amino acid ABC transporter substrate-binding protein — translated: MKKRFFAIVMMAITALIVTACGTSSSGGTGTEAEKKELRVVTDAAYAPFEYMEGDKIVGFDIDFLKAVAKEAGYELKIENVGWDPIFVEIKSERADLAVSSISINDERKQTYDFSLPYFLSTNKILVREDSEIKSAADLKGKVVAVQNGTTGQAAMDKLLGKNNEDIKKFDNNNLAIMEMLSGGADAVVADNGVVEVYAKNNPKEKLKVIEDSGSFEAEYYGILFPKGTDLKADLDKAIKKIVENGTYEEIYQKWFGQEPNLKMLKAEQEASE
- a CDS encoding amino acid ABC transporter permease gives rise to the protein MDFRFDIIIEYSPYLVKGTLLTIGLSLAGILIGTILGLFIGLGKIQRRKLLTWPFVWYITFFRGTPLFVQILLIHFGVVPMLIGETNGIVATILALSLNAAAYIAEIFRAGIQSIDRGQMEAARSLGMTHVQAMRYVILPQAFKRMIPPLGNEFIVLIKESSLAAIVATPEIMYWGRAMAGQYYRVWEPYLTAAVIYLILTLSLSFLLNLLERRLKTE
- a CDS encoding amino acid ABC transporter ATP-binding protein, coding for MIKVANLQKSFGSHKVLNGINVVVQPQEVVVVIGPSGSGKSTFLRCINLLETITDGRVLIEDIDITDKGTDINKVREEVGMVFQHFNLFPHKTVIENIMLAPLKVRGVSEQQARAKGVELLKKVGLEDKAEAYPDSLSGGQKQRVAIARALAMEPKIMLFDEPTSALDPEMVGEVLEVIKQLAREGMTMVVVTHEMGFAREVGDRVIFMDGGLVVEENKPHEIFENPQHERTKAFLSKVL
- a CDS encoding MBL fold metallo-hydrolase, with the translated sequence MRMIKEGFLYQLTFMPRVFPVNCYFIEEEDGLTLIDAALPYSAKPILQEAEKIGKQIKRIVLTHAHGDHVGALDELKDKLNVPVYISARDSLLLSGNTSLDSAEPQTPIRGGVPKKIKTRPDVLIKAGDQIGSLLVISTPGHTPGSMSFLDQRTDMLIAGDAFQTRGGTAVSGVTIPWFPFPAMATWNKETALQSARKIHGLKPSLLAVGHGELLRDPAAHIEKAIQNAEATFTK
- a CDS encoding TetR/AcrR family transcriptional regulator, with the protein product MSPRPKIALDKNTIVLAAAELANNYGSEYITLASLAKKLNIKPPSLYNHFDGLPGIKRELATFALEKLYNSLEEEAEGKSQGKEAVVALSQAYFTFARRNPGLYEFALSAPDPADERVHDIGNKIVGIVVSAIQPFGLEEKETIHAVRGLRSLMHGFASLEQKGGFGMPLDLDESYQLAVIAFIRGLKK
- a CDS encoding M14 family metallopeptidase — protein: MDIYVRRGDSFWYFSNIFNIPLQLIIDSNRDLDPNALDVGQTVRIPGFAAVDYRIRAGDTLWKIAQSRNLQVDALLLANRNINPNALYIGQMIKVPIRITWRIVQGKKKYDYASLMSDLRRLENVYPFMRVPSIGNSVLGKRIPETLIGNGNKRVHYNGSFHANEWITTPIIMTFMNDYLLALTNKSSIRGLSMQNFYGQSTLSIVPMVNPDGVNLVLNGPPEEEPWNGRVVELNRGSLDFSGWKANIRGVDLNDQFPAKWELEKERNPSQPGPRDYVGEKPLSEPEAIAMAEMTRRRDFARVLAFHTQGEVIYWGFENLEPPESETMVNEFARVSGYEPVKTIESYAGYKDWFIQDWRRPGFTVELGFGINPLPLSQFDEIYEEALGIFLAGLYL
- a CDS encoding M14 family zinc carboxypeptidase, with the protein product MKHKKIISGVVAASLLASSPWTPALAGSLKWNYVNAYEEKDGSLFNSENYDFMKFSEIGDKLAQIEKQSNRVKVEVKGQSSTGQPLYVVTIAAPDTQGKFGKIQALRKQMFKNPGKAQDWIEENPDFKVPIMINGSIHGTEFIGSDAVMQLIERFALENDDTTKEILENNILIFNVVQNPDGRIEATRFNGEGIDLNRDFITQSQPETQETVALIKEWNPMVFLDTHGYVKNYAPNKQGLIEPCTVPHNPNYEYDLYEKWAMDLAEAMETEIMSNKGTYSGNLYKNMVGTYIPQRDDAEGWDDYPPIFTPMYAMYHGAYGHTLEAPTNDLDGVRWMYDAIMGALKNATDNKQEMINDQIELFKRGINFDHPFHEEGFFPTAYVLPVDSEDPTVTHKAVNHLQKNDIEVVQASKAFTADGKSYPKGTYLVKMDQAKAGLANTMLWDGEDITEDVDAMYDISAWSLPELWGFEAIAVQSEFDVSATKVNQVQGQGSVNGKGPFLIPNSSVKAVNLVNTLLQQGVKVKRDQEGNFYTEAAANVISAAVKQSGLHIESAKVPADAAEVGNLKVAILKDGGMNKAQSHSGTKLALKRLGFNVTEVTPVEVAEKGISGFDVFVYSGTEGLIAKTQSRAGNKEFGFQNPGQFDSFKTNVEEFLNNGGKYIAVGAGASLATKALGLTDDEVVIAGYSSNGIAKVDYSGEGVTGGYGEDDIGFVYRPVWYENTENDEVSATFDNNSDFFVAGHWKNNAEAQGKAVIVKEQDKDVTLIGLEAGFRDHTDYLFRLLSNSIFEK
- a CDS encoding DUF948 domain-containing protein, with the protein product MIIVYVSLAVIVAALAYLGYVVYKTYKDAKPTIESLQETASRVQTKTNAIKEETDSLKFKQQKLMTDFEKKKKAVNTVVFSVKQTPLEFKNALVAKPVADLEQKYKARQWNRKHRNRTMQPQ
- a CDS encoding YciI family protein; translated protein: MNRFVVLLKDKRKGELDSSLLARHIDHLRQLNQAGKLMVAGPFKNNEQAMIILNCEDIDEAIKLVERDPFIKEEYYNTYDINELIIANEENNWLMDSPQTTGNLVH